A window of the Besnoitia besnoiti strain Bb-Ger1 chromosome VI, whole genome shotgun sequence genome harbors these coding sequences:
- a CDS encoding rhoptry protein ROP4 (encoded by transcript BESB_065390), with protein sequence MSRVFGRFRRPRLQGRDSAAEEGVGGLGQDLESNPALFRGVEPGDAIAEHLLTKISDVIQEDKRPVQAYTNLDNLLGETLWPQDTVVELVSVLTRATRRLRRGPVFGEGGSSMVFTASDEDTGEAFAVKAPVARSPPFEISQKDVMREGRSSEMFSTIKDPSEAQDRLRFLVASDVMEFPNRNTFTVALQGSQALLGNAFMLLPRAYTDLKTVTDALYRLFFRYGDFALSARLQLTHQLIRLVANLQSQGVVHGNVQAQNFLVMRDGRLFLADFSCMKEASGKTRAAKRCPSATMETDVTSLGSVLLELWDISVINVLPTEGEQEPPFRGVAPPSYVVRLIRGFIHHSRSKRVSPMQALTSPEMAQLVEEIQRSPLQYSSQGDSELAEGPPSGDGAGAAGQAASAEDAATSEPLGDTSGDDSDAPTTAAGTAGDIGGASDSQP encoded by the coding sequence TGGGGCAAGATCTCGAATCCAACCCGGCGCTGTTTCGTGGCGTAGAACCAGGAGATGCCATTGCCGAGCACCTTTTGACGAAGATATCGGACGTCATCCAGGAAGACAAACGCCCCGTGCAAGCGTACACCAATTTGGACAATTTGCTTGGAGAAACGTTGTGGCCACAGGATACTGTTGTGGAACTGGTGTCGGTGTTGACGCGCGCGAcacggcggctccgccgggGTCCAGTGTTCGGAGAAGGAGGCTCCAGTATGGTGTTCACGGCATCCGACGAGGACACGGGAGAGGCGTTCGCCGTTAAAGCACCTGTGGCACGCAGCCCACCTTTTGAGATATCACAAAAGGATGTGATGAGGGAGGGTCGCTCAAGTGAGATGTTCAGCACAATCAAGGACCCCAGTGAAGCTCAAGACCGTCTTCGATTCTTGGTCGCCAGCGATGTGATGGAGTTTCCTAACAGGAATACGTTCACTGTCGCTCTCCAGGGCTCGCAGGCCTTGCTTGGGAATGCATTCATGTTGCTGCCCAGAGCGTATACGGACCTGAAGACAGTCACGGATGCACTGTATCGCCTTTTCTTCCGGTATGGCGATTTCGCTTTATCTGCCCGCCTGCAACTGACGCATCAACTAATACGGCTGGTGGCCAACCTCCAAAGTCAAGGAGTCGTGCACGGCAATGTCCAAGCACAAAATTTTTTGGTGATGAGGGATGGGCGTCTGTTTCTCGCCGATTTCAGTTGCatgaaggaggcgagcgggaagACTCGCGCGGCTAAAAGATGCCCATCCGCGACCATGGAGACTGATGTCACGAGCCTCGGGTCAGTTTTACTCGAGCTGTGGGATATATCGGTTATTAACGTCCTACCCACCGAAGGAGAACAGGAACCGCCGTTTCGGGGCGTTGCGCCGCCATCGTACGTTGTACGCCTGATCCGCGGCTTCATCCACCATTCGCGCTCCAAACGGGTGAGTCCCATGCAGGCGCTGACCAGTCCCGAGATGGCCCAACTTGTAGAAGAAATACAGCGGTCACCGCTGCAGTACAGCAGTCAAGGAGACTCGGAGTTGGCAGAGGGCCCCCCCTCAGGTGATGGTGCGGGAGCTGCCGGAcaggccgcgtccgcggaagacgccgccacCTCGGAACCTCTTGGCGACACGTCAGGAGACGACTCAGATGCTCCAACGACTGCCGCAGGTACCGCTGGTGATATTGGAGGTGCTAGCGATTCTCAACCTTGA
- a CDS encoding rhoptry protein ROP18 (encoded by transcript BESB_065370), which translates to MSRVFGRFRRPRLQGRDSAAEEGVGGLGQDLESNPALFRGVEPGDAIAEHLLTKISDVIQEDKRPVQAYNNLDNLLGETLWPQDTVVELVSVLTRATRRLRRGPVFGEGGSSMVFTASDEDTGEAFAVKAPVARSPPFEISQKDVMREGRSSEMFSTIKDPSEAQDRLRFLVASDVMEFPNRNTFTVALQGSQALLGNAFMLMPRAYTDLKTVTDALYRLFFRYGDFALSARLQLTHQLIRLVANLQSQGVVHGNVQAQNFLVMRDGRLFLADFSCMKEASGKTRAAKRCPSATMETDVTSLGSVLLELWDISVINVLPTEGEQEPPFRGVAPPSYVVRLIRGFIHHSRSKRVSPMQALTSPEMAQLVEEIQRSPLQYSSQGDSELAEGPPSGDGAGAAGQAASAEDAATSEPLGDTSGDDSDAPTTAAGTAGDIGGASDSQP; encoded by the coding sequence ATGTCCCGGGTGTTTGGGCGGTTCAGAAGACCCCGGTTACAGGGACGTGACTCTGCCGCTGAGGAGGGAGTCGGAGGACTGGGGCAAGACCTCGAATCCAACCCGGCGCTGTTTCGTGGCGTAGAACCAGGAGATGCCATTGCCGAGCACCTTTTGACGAAGATATCGGACGTCATCCAGGAAGACAAACGCCCCGTGCAAGCATACAACAATTTGGACAATTTGCTTGGAGAAACGTTGTGGCCACAGGATACTGTTGTGGAACTGGTGTCGGTGTTGACGCGCGCGAcacggcggctccgccgggGTCCAGTGTTCGGAGAAGGAGGCTCCAGTATGGTGTTCACGGCATCCGACGAGGACACGGGAGAGGCGTTCGCCGTTAAAGCACCTGTGGCACGCAGCCCACCTTTTGAGATATCACAAAAGGATGTGATGAGGGAGGGTCGCTCAAGTGAGATGTTCAGCACAATCAAGGACCCCAGTGAAGCTCAAGACCGTCTTCGATTCTTGGTCGCCAGCGATGTGATGGAGTTTCCTAACAGGAATACGTTCACTGTCGCTCTCCAGGGCTCGCAGGCCTTGCTTGGGAATGCATTCATGTTGATGCCCAGAGCGTATACGGACCTGAAGACAGTCACGGATGCACTGTATCGCCTTTTCTTCCGGTATGGCGATTTCGCTTTATCTGCCCGCCTGCAACTGACGCATCAACTAATACGGCTGGTGGCCAACCTCCAAAGTCAAGGAGTCGTGCACGGCAATGTCCAAGCACAAAATTTTTTGGTGATGAGGGATGGGCGTCTGTTTCTCGCCGATTTCAGTTGCatgaaggaggcgagcgggaagACTCGCGCGGCTAAAAGATGCCCATCCGCGACCATGGAGACTGATGTCACGAGCCTCGGGTCAGTTTTACTCGAGCTGTGGGATATATCGGTTATTAACGTCCTACCCACCGAAGGAGAACAGGAACCGCCGTTTCGGGGCGTTGCGCCGCCATCGTACGTTGTACGCCTGATCCGCGGCTTCATCCACCATTCGCGCTCCAAACGGGTGAGTCCCATGCAGGCGCTGACCAGTCCCGAGATGGCCCAACTTGTAGAAGAAATACAGCGGTCACCGCTGCAGTACAGCAGTCAAGGAGACTCGGAGTTGGCAGAGGGCCCCCCCTCAGGTGATGGTGCGGGAGCTGCCGGAcaggccgcgtccgcggaagacgccgccacCTCGGAACCTCTTGGCGACACGTCAGGAGACGACTCAGATGCTCCAACGACTGCCGCAGGTACCGCTGGTGATATTGGAGGTGCTAGCGATTCTCAACCTTGA